The following are from one region of the Chromobacterium phragmitis genome:
- a CDS encoding CHASE2 domain-containing protein yields MRSVQISRYSRGIPLLLALLGLLLIASQLLGRLDFWLYDSLTRANPFHQPDQNLIVVAIDEKSLSELGRWPWPRAYHAQLLDKLGGAHAVGFDIAIAEPSRDHPEADKHLANAIRRNGKVVGPVFPELQGGQLLETRPLPAMAAAMAALGHTDYERDEDGTIRRVYLRAGLGAPRYPSFAAAVRAVALGQRETIPPPQRPRPGQAWQRRDLAMVPFSSGPKPFHTVSYSDALARLPPSFFEDSIVLIGVTANGLGNQQPTPVSANNTGMPGVEIDAYMVHGLLTHQQIRPMPLPWESLLGALLLGLGDWLLSRRLRPRRLLTGYALASGATLLASASLLYFASLWAGGSVVAMLLLLSGTLRYVSGQAQLFSLAFTDSLTRLYNRRHFDEAFAHAFEQYRQRHKPLALIILDIDHFKKYNDHYGHYAGDEVLQKVARALRDGFRQKGQLVARLGGEEFGVLLTPSDAPQAFAAAERFLGQLAAMELPHSASPLGQVSCSIGVCACIPGPTDSTRSLFEQADQALYEAKRGGRNRVSLYHLPRDAGAKKNADDASALLD; encoded by the coding sequence ATGCGTTCCGTCCAGATCTCCCGCTACAGCAGGGGCATTCCCCTGCTGCTCGCCTTGCTCGGCCTGCTGCTCATCGCCAGCCAGCTGCTCGGCCGACTGGATTTCTGGCTGTACGACAGTCTGACCCGGGCCAACCCCTTCCACCAGCCCGACCAAAATCTGATCGTCGTCGCCATCGATGAGAAAAGCCTGTCCGAGCTGGGCCGCTGGCCGTGGCCACGCGCCTACCACGCCCAGTTGCTGGACAAGCTGGGCGGCGCGCACGCGGTCGGCTTCGACATCGCCATCGCCGAGCCCTCCCGCGACCATCCCGAGGCCGATAAACATCTGGCCAACGCCATTCGCCGCAACGGCAAGGTAGTCGGGCCGGTTTTCCCCGAACTGCAGGGCGGGCAACTGTTGGAAACCCGCCCCTTGCCGGCGATGGCCGCGGCGATGGCCGCGCTCGGCCACACCGACTACGAGCGCGATGAGGACGGCACCATACGCCGCGTCTACCTGCGAGCCGGCCTAGGCGCCCCGCGCTATCCCAGCTTCGCCGCCGCCGTGCGCGCGGTGGCGCTGGGACAGCGCGAAACCATCCCGCCGCCGCAGCGCCCCAGGCCCGGCCAGGCCTGGCAGCGGCGCGATCTGGCGATGGTGCCGTTCAGCAGCGGCCCCAAGCCATTCCACACCGTGTCTTACAGCGACGCGCTCGCCCGATTGCCGCCATCGTTCTTCGAAGACAGCATCGTGCTGATAGGCGTGACCGCCAACGGCCTGGGCAACCAGCAGCCGACGCCGGTCTCCGCCAACAACACCGGCATGCCCGGCGTGGAGATCGACGCCTACATGGTGCACGGCCTGCTTACGCATCAACAGATCCGACCGATGCCGCTGCCATGGGAGAGCCTGCTGGGCGCCCTGCTGCTGGGGCTGGGCGACTGGCTGCTGTCGCGCCGCCTGCGGCCGCGGCGCCTGCTCACCGGTTACGCGCTGGCCTCCGGCGCCACCCTGCTCGCCTCGGCCTCCCTGCTCTATTTCGCCTCGCTGTGGGCCGGCGGCAGCGTAGTCGCCATGCTGCTGCTGCTCAGCGGCACCTTGCGCTATGTCAGCGGGCAGGCGCAGCTGTTTTCGCTGGCCTTCACCGACAGCCTGACCCGGCTCTACAACCGCCGCCACTTCGACGAGGCCTTCGCCCACGCCTTCGAGCAATACCGGCAAAGACACAAGCCGCTGGCGCTGATCATTCTGGACATCGACCACTTCAAGAAATACAACGACCACTACGGCCACTACGCCGGCGACGAAGTGTTGCAGAAAGTGGCCCGCGCGCTGCGGGATGGCTTCCGCCAGAAAGGCCAGCTGGTGGCGCGTCTGGGCGGCGAGGAGTTCGGCGTGCTGCTGACGCCCAGCGACGCGCCGCAGGCCTTCGCCGCCGCCGAGCGCTTTCTCGGCCAACTGGCGGCGATGGAGCTGCCCCACTCCGCCAGCCCGCTGGGCCAGGTCAGTTGCAGCATAGGCGTATGCGCCTGCATTCCCGGCCCCACCGACAGCACCCGCAGCCTGTTCGAACAGGCCGACCAGGCGCTGTACGAAGCCAAGCGCGGCGGCCGCAACCGCGTCAGCCTCTACCACCTGCCGCGGGACGCCGGCGCGAAAAAAAACGCGGACGATGCGTCCGCGCTGCTGGATTGA
- a CDS encoding disulfide bond formation protein B: MGLNISNRQGFLLVAAACAGAIGFALFAQYQLGQEPCPLCILQRIGVMAAGALALLAALHNPGRAGARAWGGLVTLASLAGMGVSLRQLWLQSLPADQVPQCGPGLEFLMESFPLWEVLSKVLKGSGECAEIHGRFLGMTMPFWVAVFFAGVIVWTLWLTSRRRG, from the coding sequence ATGGGTTTGAATATCAGCAACCGTCAAGGTTTCTTGCTGGTGGCGGCGGCGTGCGCCGGCGCCATCGGTTTCGCGCTGTTCGCGCAATATCAGCTAGGCCAGGAGCCGTGCCCGCTGTGCATTCTGCAGCGGATCGGCGTGATGGCGGCGGGCGCGCTGGCCTTGCTGGCGGCGCTGCATAATCCCGGCAGGGCCGGGGCCAGGGCGTGGGGCGGCCTGGTGACGCTGGCCAGCCTGGCCGGCATGGGCGTCTCGCTGCGCCAGCTATGGCTGCAGAGCCTGCCGGCCGATCAGGTGCCGCAGTGCGGTCCGGGCCTGGAGTTCTTGATGGAGTCGTTCCCGTTATGGGAGGTGCTGTCCAAGGTGCTGAAGGGCAGCGGCGAGTGCGCCGAGATCCATGGCCGCTTTCTGGGCATGACCATGCCGTTCTGGGTGGCGGTGTTTTTCGCCGGCGTGATCGTCTGGACGTTGTGGCTGACGAGCCGTCGCCGCGGCTGA
- a CDS encoding patatin-like phospholipase family protein — MGGRSRVGLVLSGGGARAAYQVGVLLGIARMLPDPKHNPFPIICGTSAGAINAVALASGAGNYQLAVGALAKVWKQLHITDVYDVSTRYFVKTFLHFGVSLLSAGHAWPNPQSFLDNAPLRQTLGRMMPFDGIAPSINSGALQALALTASCYTTGMSVTFFQGDDSLGEWNRYQRLGVRERIGLDHLMATAAIPLIFPSVRIGEKFYCDGAVRQLSPLSPALHLGAEKLFVVGLASKRPDTIERRNVGSYPMPAQIFGHLLNSVFIDSMAVDMERLTRINHTVSLLQSSEELAGKTQLKKVDIFQLNPSQSLEGIVYRYTHLFPPILRFIMRGTGATRQRGTALATYLLFEPAYCRELIALGYRDALQQKQAIREFLEL; from the coding sequence ATGGGCGGGCGGAGCAGGGTGGGCTTGGTACTGTCGGGCGGCGGCGCCCGCGCGGCTTACCAGGTGGGCGTGTTGCTGGGCATCGCTCGCATGCTGCCGGACCCCAAACATAATCCTTTCCCCATCATCTGCGGCACTTCGGCGGGCGCGATCAACGCGGTGGCGCTGGCTTCCGGCGCCGGCAACTACCAGCTGGCGGTGGGGGCGCTGGCCAAGGTGTGGAAGCAGCTGCACATCACCGACGTTTACGATGTCAGCACTCGTTACTTCGTCAAAACCTTCCTCCATTTCGGCGTCTCGCTGCTGAGCGCCGGCCACGCCTGGCCCAATCCGCAGAGCTTTCTCGACAACGCGCCGTTGAGGCAGACGCTGGGGCGGATGATGCCTTTCGACGGCATCGCGCCGTCCATCAACTCAGGCGCGCTGCAGGCGCTGGCCCTGACGGCCTCCTGCTACACCACGGGCATGTCGGTCACCTTTTTCCAGGGCGACGACAGTTTGGGGGAATGGAATCGCTACCAGCGGCTGGGCGTGCGCGAGCGGATAGGGTTGGATCATCTGATGGCCACGGCGGCCATTCCGCTGATCTTCCCCTCGGTGCGGATAGGGGAGAAATTCTACTGCGACGGCGCGGTGCGCCAGCTGTCGCCGCTGTCGCCGGCGCTGCACCTGGGGGCGGAAAAGCTGTTCGTGGTGGGGCTGGCCAGCAAGCGGCCGGACACCATCGAGCGGCGCAACGTCGGCTCTTACCCGATGCCGGCGCAGATTTTCGGCCATCTGCTCAACAGCGTGTTCATCGACAGCATGGCGGTGGACATGGAGCGGCTGACCCGGATCAACCATACGGTATCGCTGCTGCAAAGCAGCGAGGAACTGGCTGGCAAGACCCAGCTCAAGAAGGTGGATATTTTCCAGCTGAATCCCAGCCAGTCGCTGGAAGGCATCGTCTACCGCTACACCCACCTGTTTCCGCCGATCCTGCGCTTCATCATGCGCGGCACCGGCGCCACCCGGCAGCGCGGCACCGCGCTCGCCACCTATCTTTTGTTCGAGCCGGCCTATTGCCGCGAGCTGATCGCGCTGGGTTATCGCGACGCCTTGCAGCAAAAGCAGGCGATCCGGGAGTTTTTGGAACTGTAA
- a CDS encoding DNA-3-methyladenine glycosylase 2, which translates to MSVIHCDIFLPAGFRPHDILAFHRRDGERLAEQVDDDGLSKGLLWRGRPACLDLRFAAGRARLALAVDGDAGGEAEAALEGMGRRMLGLNQPVEAFERQYRGHPQLGPLIAARAGLRVPQTATPFEALAWAITGQQISVAAAVTIRRRMLSLCDCRHSSGLLCHPDAARVAALNADQLGEAGFSRAKSRALLALSQAAVGGELPLDAWLDGTPADEVSERLLAVPGIGPWTVSYALLRGYGWLDGSLHGDVAVRKALGIALGQADKPDARQTQDWLQPFSPWRALVAAHLWALLQAGGF; encoded by the coding sequence ATGTCCGTCATTCATTGCGATATTTTCCTGCCCGCCGGTTTTCGTCCCCATGACATCCTGGCCTTTCATCGCCGCGACGGCGAGCGTCTGGCCGAACAGGTGGACGACGACGGCTTGAGCAAGGGCCTGTTGTGGCGGGGCCGGCCAGCCTGTCTGGACCTGCGCTTCGCCGCCGGCCGGGCGCGGCTGGCGCTGGCGGTGGACGGCGATGCCGGCGGCGAAGCGGAGGCGGCGCTGGAGGGCATGGGCCGCCGCATGCTGGGGCTGAACCAGCCGGTGGAGGCTTTCGAGCGCCAGTACCGCGGGCATCCGCAACTGGGGCCGCTGATCGCCGCTCGCGCCGGGCTCAGGGTGCCGCAGACGGCGACCCCGTTCGAGGCGCTGGCCTGGGCTATCACCGGCCAGCAGATCAGCGTGGCGGCGGCGGTGACGATACGCCGGCGCATGCTGTCGCTGTGCGATTGCCGCCATTCCTCCGGCTTGCTGTGCCATCCGGATGCGGCGCGGGTGGCGGCGCTGAACGCCGACCAACTGGGCGAAGCCGGGTTTTCCCGCGCCAAAAGCCGCGCTTTGCTGGCCTTGAGCCAGGCGGCGGTGGGCGGAGAGTTGCCGCTCGACGCCTGGCTGGACGGCACGCCGGCGGATGAAGTGTCCGAGCGCTTGCTGGCGGTGCCGGGCATCGGTCCATGGACGGTCAGCTATGCCTTGCTGCGCGGCTATGGCTGGCTGGATGGCTCGCTGCATGGCGACGTGGCGGTGCGCAAGGCGCTGGGCATCGCGCTCGGGCAGGCCGACAAGCCCGACGCGCGGCAGACCCAGGACTGGCTGCAGCCGTTTTCTCCCTGGCGCGCGCTGGTGGCCGCGCATTTATGGGCTTTATTGCAGGCGGGCGGATTCTGA
- the alkB gene encoding DNA oxidative demethylase AlkB, protein MSDSLFAPGGGAWIERLSAGAALLHGRACANDVRLLAEVEAVLEQAPLRGMETPGGQSMSVATSSCGDWGWVSDRRGYRYAAADPVSGHPWPAMPDALRDLARGAAAEAGFAGFDPDACLINCYLPGARMGLHQDKDERDFSAPIVSVSLGLPAAFLLGGLRRADKTFRILLRHGDVLVWGGPDRMRYHGVRPVQPGSHPLLGARRINLTFRKAR, encoded by the coding sequence GTGAGCGACAGCCTGTTCGCGCCCGGCGGGGGGGCCTGGATCGAGCGGCTGTCGGCTGGCGCCGCGCTGCTGCACGGCCGGGCTTGCGCGAACGATGTCCGCCTGCTGGCCGAAGTGGAGGCGGTGCTGGAACAGGCGCCGCTGCGGGGAATGGAAACCCCGGGCGGGCAGTCCATGTCCGTCGCCACCTCCAGTTGCGGCGATTGGGGCTGGGTGTCCGACCGCCGCGGCTATCGCTACGCCGCCGCGGATCCCGTTTCGGGCCATCCCTGGCCGGCGATGCCCGACGCGTTGCGAGACCTGGCGCGCGGCGCGGCGGCGGAGGCCGGTTTCGCCGGCTTCGATCCCGACGCCTGCCTGATCAACTGCTATCTGCCCGGCGCCCGCATGGGCCTGCACCAGGACAAGGACGAGCGCGATTTCTCCGCGCCCATCGTCTCGGTGTCGCTGGGGCTGCCGGCGGCGTTTCTGCTGGGCGGCCTGCGCCGCGCCGACAAAACATTCCGCATCCTGTTGCGCCATGGCGACGTGCTGGTGTGGGGCGGGCCGGACCGCATGCGCTATCACGGCGTGCGGCCGGTGCAGCCCGGCAGCCATCCCTTGCTCGGCGCGCGCCGCATCAATCTGACTTTCCGCAAGGCCCGCTGA
- the pmbA gene encoding metalloprotease PmbA yields MADQTFSFSSDILGGIAGRVLELARQQGASAAEVDVSEGVGQTVSVRLSEVETIEYNQDKGVSVTVYLGQKKGHASTSDFSDEALSDTVRAALDIARYTAEDDCAGLADPQLMADELPDLDLFHPWRLPVEEAIALARRCEDAARAVDARIRNSEGASVSAQANQFVYANSNGFHGGFAGSRHSLSAAVVAEEGGVMQRDYWYSAARHQDDLAAVEEIGRIAGERAVRRLGARRVKTGQYPVLFEAPVAMSLLGHLAAAISGGNLYRKSSFLLDALGKPVLSSRVTVDEDPFLLRGLASSAFDNEGVATQARRLVDGGVLQGYFLSSYSARKLGMQTTGNSGGAHNLVVHSTGESQADLLSQMGSGLLVTELLGQGVNTVTGDYSRGAAGFWVENGVIAYPVEEITIAGNLRDMFLNIEAVGSDTLDRGGRRIGSVLVGGMMVAGEE; encoded by the coding sequence ATGGCAGATCAGACATTCAGTTTCAGTTCCGACATTCTCGGCGGCATCGCCGGCCGCGTGCTGGAGCTGGCGCGCCAGCAGGGCGCCAGCGCCGCCGAGGTCGATGTTTCCGAGGGCGTCGGCCAGACCGTGAGCGTGCGCCTGTCCGAGGTGGAAACCATTGAATACAACCAGGACAAGGGCGTCAGCGTCACTGTCTATCTGGGCCAGAAAAAGGGCCATGCCAGCACCTCTGACTTTTCCGATGAGGCGCTGTCAGACACCGTGCGCGCCGCGCTTGACATCGCCCGCTACACGGCGGAGGACGATTGCGCCGGTTTGGCCGATCCGCAGCTGATGGCGGATGAGCTGCCGGACTTGGATTTGTTCCACCCCTGGCGGCTGCCGGTGGAGGAGGCGATAGCGCTGGCGCGCCGCTGCGAGGACGCCGCGCGCGCGGTGGACGCCCGCATCCGCAACTCCGAGGGCGCCAGCGTGTCGGCGCAGGCCAACCAGTTTGTCTACGCCAACAGCAATGGCTTCCACGGCGGTTTCGCCGGCAGCCGCCACAGCCTGTCCGCCGCGGTGGTGGCGGAAGAAGGCGGCGTGATGCAGCGCGACTATTGGTATTCGGCCGCCCGCCATCAGGACGATCTGGCGGCGGTGGAGGAGATCGGCCGCATCGCCGGCGAGCGCGCGGTGCGCCGTCTGGGCGCGCGCCGGGTCAAGACCGGGCAGTACCCGGTTCTGTTCGAGGCGCCGGTGGCGATGTCGCTGCTGGGCCATCTGGCCGCGGCGATCAGCGGCGGCAATCTGTACCGCAAGTCGTCTTTTCTGCTGGACGCGCTAGGCAAGCCGGTGCTGTCGTCCCGGGTGACGGTAGATGAAGATCCTTTCCTGTTGCGCGGCCTCGCCAGCAGCGCTTTCGACAACGAGGGCGTGGCGACGCAGGCGCGCAGGCTGGTGGATGGCGGCGTGCTGCAGGGTTATTTCCTGAGCAGCTATTCCGCCCGCAAGCTGGGCATGCAGACCACCGGCAATTCCGGCGGCGCGCACAATCTGGTGGTGCACTCCACCGGCGAAAGCCAGGCCGACCTGCTGTCGCAAATGGGCAGCGGCCTCCTGGTGACCGAACTGCTGGGACAGGGCGTCAACACCGTCACTGGCGATTATTCGCGCGGCGCGGCCGGCTTCTGGGTGGAGAACGGCGTGATCGCCTATCCGGTGGAGGAAATCACCATCGCCGGCAATCTGCGCGACATGTTCCTCAATATCGAAGCGGTCGGCAGCGACACGCTGGACCGCGGCGGCCGCCGCATCGGCTCGGTGCTGGTGGGCGGCATGATGGTGGCCGGCGAGGAGTGA
- the yjgA gene encoding ribosome biogenesis factor YjgA, with product MTDHQNDDGFVSKSQRKRDMDALQDLGSELVELSKDTLKKMALPEDLLSALLEHKRLTAHGAIRRQLQYIGKLMRNVDPEPIQQYLQILKGESSEHIAWQKLLERWRDKLMADDANQPLFLQSFPKTDPKQLHSLVRQSRKEKQDNKPPKAFRQLYQLIKEQIPEPGKPRIWQKDEEEDDA from the coding sequence ATGACCGACCACCAGAACGACGATGGCTTCGTCAGCAAGTCCCAGCGCAAGCGCGACATGGACGCGCTGCAGGATCTGGGTAGCGAACTGGTCGAGCTGTCCAAGGATACGCTGAAGAAAATGGCGCTGCCGGAGGATTTGCTCTCCGCGCTGCTGGAACACAAACGCTTGACCGCGCATGGCGCCATCCGCCGCCAGCTGCAATACATCGGCAAGCTGATGCGCAATGTCGATCCCGAACCGATCCAACAGTACCTGCAGATTCTCAAGGGAGAGTCGTCCGAACACATCGCCTGGCAGAAACTGCTGGAGCGCTGGCGCGACAAGCTGATGGCCGATGACGCCAACCAGCCGCTGTTCCTGCAAAGCTTTCCCAAGACCGACCCCAAGCAGCTGCATTCCCTGGTGCGCCAATCGCGCAAGGAAAAACAGGACAACAAGCCGCCTAAGGCCTTCCGCCAGCTGTACCAGCTGATCAAGGAACAGATCCCCGAGCCGGGCAAGCCGCGCATCTGGCAAAAGGATGAGGAAGAGGACGACGCGTGA
- the mog gene encoding molybdopterin adenylyltransferase → MLKIGLVSISDRASQGVYEDKGLPALQDWLARAVATPFQAVCRLIPDEQAVIETHLKALVDDEGCQLVLTTGGTGPAPRDVTPDATLAVADRVMPGFGEQMRQISLRFVPTAILSRQTGVIRKQSLILNLPGQPKAIQETLEGLRGADGKVEVPGIFAAVPYCLDLIGAPYIETDETVVKAFRPKSAIKPAP, encoded by the coding sequence ATGCTGAAGATAGGCCTGGTTTCCATCTCCGACCGCGCGAGCCAGGGCGTGTATGAGGACAAAGGCCTGCCGGCGCTGCAGGATTGGCTGGCGCGCGCCGTCGCCACGCCGTTCCAGGCTGTGTGCCGGCTGATCCCGGACGAGCAGGCGGTGATCGAGACCCACCTCAAGGCGCTGGTGGACGACGAGGGCTGCCAACTGGTGCTGACCACCGGCGGCACCGGCCCGGCCCCGCGCGACGTGACGCCTGACGCCACCCTGGCGGTGGCCGACCGCGTGATGCCCGGCTTCGGCGAACAGATGCGCCAGATCAGCCTGCGCTTCGTGCCCACCGCCATCCTGTCGCGCCAGACGGGCGTGATCCGCAAGCAAAGCCTGATCCTGAACCTGCCAGGCCAGCCCAAGGCCATCCAGGAAACGCTGGAGGGCCTGCGCGGCGCCGACGGCAAAGTGGAGGTGCCCGGCATCTTCGCCGCCGTGCCCTACTGTCTGGACCTGATAGGCGCGCCCTACATTGAAACCGACGAGACGGTGGTGAAGGCCTTCCGTCCCAAATCCGCCATCAAGCCGGCGCCATGA
- a CDS encoding YheT family hydrolase, producing the protein MNYQPPRWLRGGHAQTIWPALAVRQDAPSYRRELWDTPDGASIALDFVDGQPGAPLVVLFHGLEGSSASHYAKALMQALAARGWHGAVSHFRGCGGVDNPLPRAYHAGDAAEVRWILQRLSSRYAAIAAVGVSLGGSMLLNYLADDGEAALPLAAAAVSAPLDLVAASTRLDRGLGKLLYTRMFMDTLKPKAMASLQRHPGLFDGARLSRARTFIEFDDLVTAPIHGFGTALNYWTQASSKPKLARIARPTLVLNARNDPFLPESSLPDASQVSAAVTLDFPDDGGHVGFATGPFPGRIDWLPQRLLEFIAPHLRGKKT; encoded by the coding sequence ATGAACTATCAGCCACCGCGCTGGCTGCGAGGCGGCCACGCCCAGACCATCTGGCCGGCGCTGGCCGTCAGGCAGGACGCCCCCTCCTACCGGCGCGAGCTGTGGGACACGCCGGATGGCGCCAGCATCGCGCTGGACTTCGTCGACGGCCAGCCCGGCGCGCCGCTGGTGGTGCTGTTCCACGGTCTGGAAGGCAGCAGCGCCAGCCATTACGCCAAGGCGCTGATGCAGGCGCTGGCCGCCCGCGGCTGGCACGGCGCGGTATCGCATTTCCGAGGCTGCGGCGGCGTGGACAACCCGCTGCCGCGCGCCTACCACGCCGGCGACGCCGCCGAGGTGCGCTGGATTCTGCAACGCCTGTCCAGCCGCTACGCCGCCATCGCCGCCGTGGGCGTGTCGCTGGGCGGCAGCATGCTGCTCAACTACCTGGCGGACGACGGCGAGGCCGCGCTGCCGCTGGCCGCCGCCGCCGTCTCCGCGCCGCTGGACCTGGTGGCCGCCAGCACCCGGCTGGACCGCGGCCTGGGCAAGCTCCTCTACACCCGGATGTTCATGGACACGCTCAAGCCCAAGGCGATGGCGTCGCTGCAACGCCATCCGGGCCTGTTCGACGGTGCCAGACTGAGCCGCGCGCGCACCTTCATCGAGTTCGACGATCTGGTCACCGCGCCCATCCACGGCTTCGGCACCGCGCTCAACTACTGGACCCAGGCCAGCAGCAAACCCAAGCTGGCCCGCATCGCCCGCCCTACGCTGGTGCTGAACGCGCGCAACGACCCCTTCCTTCCGGAAAGCTCGCTGCCGGACGCCAGCCAGGTATCGGCCGCGGTGACACTGGACTTCCCCGACGACGGCGGCCACGTCGGCTTCGCCACCGGCCCCTTCCCCGGCCGCATAGACTGGCTGCCGCAGCGCTTGCTGGAGTTCATCGCACCGCATCTGCGCGGCAAAAAAACCTAA
- a CDS encoding PaaI family thioesterase, translating into MPHSNADERRLTVQWDDPMIGARAAQTLSGLEYLREMADGRIPPPPVMKLLGFEFVRASEGEVEFAFLPHESHFNPIGSVHGGVISTLLDSAMGCSIHSRLPRGKGYTTLELKVNFVRAVLPRHGKLLCRGQVIHAGGRMATAEARLQDESGKLYAHATTTCMIFDAASDPLAKKEKP; encoded by the coding sequence ATGCCTCACTCAAACGCCGATGAACGCCGTCTCACCGTCCAGTGGGACGATCCGATGATAGGCGCCCGCGCCGCCCAGACCCTTAGCGGCCTGGAGTACTTGAGGGAAATGGCCGACGGCCGCATCCCGCCGCCGCCGGTAATGAAGCTGCTCGGCTTCGAATTCGTCCGCGCCTCCGAAGGCGAGGTCGAATTCGCATTCCTCCCTCACGAATCCCATTTCAATCCAATAGGCAGCGTCCACGGCGGCGTGATCAGCACGCTTCTCGATTCCGCGATGGGCTGCAGCATTCACTCGCGGCTGCCCCGCGGCAAAGGCTACACCACGCTGGAGCTGAAAGTGAATTTCGTGCGTGCGGTCCTGCCCCGCCACGGCAAGCTGCTATGCCGCGGCCAGGTCATCCATGCCGGCGGCCGCATGGCCACCGCCGAAGCCCGGCTGCAAGACGAATCGGGCAAGCTGTACGCCCACGCCACCACGACCTGCATGATCTTCGACGCAGCGAGCGACCCGCTCGCGAAAAAGGAAAAACCATGA
- a CDS encoding HD-GYP domain-containing protein: protein MTDSSAKVKLPRNFLRAGQQAPVDVYAKNGVLLLKRGLYVLTEEQRDRLAQLGHGESEEVEARLERERLERAALREKEAEQQRNSANPLQEMAFLLRRAEGVLQHGLAVRDLAGSLLGMAEGLLALSRRHPDGVLASVFLLPFQCFGSAQSVHVAAVLAVLGRRLGLSDAELRPMLGAALSMNLAVTGLLNQLAAQSAPMDLAQQEAIFAHPALGSAMLREAGIDDEYWHLLVQQHHEQLDGSGYPQGLAGEEIETDALLLQIADLVCGCVHNTQPQLPALVLGSLFRGELGSFPPQHVSLLVKEMGIYPPGSFVRLASNEVAVVTHRGEKANAPRVAALRKLDGPPYADPLLRDCRQSAYQVLEPVSAAVAAVKPAYLYKLWYKP, encoded by the coding sequence ATGACGGATTCGTCTGCAAAGGTAAAACTGCCGCGCAACTTTCTCCGCGCCGGCCAACAAGCTCCGGTGGACGTGTACGCCAAGAATGGCGTGCTGTTGCTGAAGAGGGGGCTGTATGTGCTGACGGAAGAGCAGCGCGACCGCCTGGCTCAACTTGGGCATGGCGAAAGCGAGGAGGTGGAGGCCCGGCTGGAGCGCGAACGGCTGGAGCGCGCCGCCCTGCGGGAGAAGGAGGCCGAACAGCAGCGCAATAGCGCCAACCCGCTGCAGGAAATGGCCTTTCTGCTGCGACGCGCCGAAGGCGTGTTGCAGCATGGCCTCGCTGTCCGGGATCTGGCCGGCAGCTTGCTGGGCATGGCCGAGGGGCTGTTGGCGCTGAGCCGGCGCCATCCGGATGGCGTGCTGGCCAGCGTGTTTCTATTGCCGTTCCAGTGTTTCGGCAGCGCGCAGAGCGTGCACGTGGCGGCGGTGCTGGCGGTGTTGGGGCGACGGCTTGGCTTGTCCGACGCCGAGCTGCGCCCGATGCTGGGCGCGGCCTTGAGCATGAATCTCGCCGTCACCGGGCTGCTCAATCAACTGGCGGCGCAGAGCGCGCCGATGGACCTGGCGCAGCAGGAGGCGATATTCGCCCACCCGGCGCTGGGCTCGGCGATGCTGCGCGAGGCCGGGATCGATGACGAGTACTGGCATCTGCTGGTGCAGCAGCACCATGAACAACTGGATGGCAGCGGCTATCCGCAGGGCTTGGCCGGCGAGGAAATTGAAACCGACGCCTTGCTGCTGCAGATAGCAGATCTGGTGTGCGGTTGCGTGCACAATACCCAGCCGCAATTGCCGGCGCTGGTGCTGGGCAGCCTGTTCCGCGGCGAGCTGGGCAGCTTTCCACCGCAACACGTGTCCTTGCTGGTGAAGGAGATGGGCATTTATCCGCCGGGCAGTTTTGTGAGACTGGCCAGCAACGAGGTGGCGGTGGTGACGCACCGCGGCGAAAAGGCGAACGCGCCCAGGGTGGCGGCGCTGCGCAAGCTGGACGGTCCGCCGTATGCCGATCCGTTGCTGAGAGACTGCCGGCAGTCGGCTTATCAGGTGCTGGAGCCGGTGAGCGCGGCGGTGGCGGCGGTGAAGCCTGCCTATTTGTACAAGCTGTGGTATAAGCCCTGA